In the genome of Magnolia sinica isolate HGM2019 chromosome 2, MsV1, whole genome shotgun sequence, one region contains:
- the LOC131228287 gene encoding phytosulfokine receptor 1-like yields the protein MLQRDFWAFFVFLCLAFQSHISNSQSPNCNSNDWRALQGFLTGLDSTIDGWGNASSDCCSWAGINCEMSSTLGVEDSTVLGKRVIGLDLGGRGLKGFISESLSGLDQLRVLNLSDNKLTSTVPTELFHFQHLEALDLSHNDFSGSIMADSDLPMILSFNVSNNQFTGRQPILARSTNLVAFIINTNKFDGPIDASICGMSSQVQVLDFSSNGFSGNFSTGFGNCRSLLELSLHSNELIGSLPDSLFELVLLNELKLHKNRLSGLLSDGIGNLSNLMHLDLSINEFSGNLPDVFSKLGKLEVFSAYSNSFTGPLPASLLSLSSLCFLNLNNNSFSGGIDLDCTAMVHLSHLDLGSNQFRGNIPNSLSSCTELKTINLAKNSLDGQIPDSFKHLQELTSLSLSNNSFRNISAALGVLQQCKNLTTLVLTKSFHGEELPTYGIQGFKSLEVLIIPNCGLSGSVPPWLRNCTQLRLLDLSWNHLNGNIPSWLGSLDSLFYLDLSNNSLTGEIPESLTQLKSLIFPNISHEESTPPGFPLFMKSNQNASGWQYNHASSFRPSLVLSSNELTGLIRPEFGNLEYLHALDLSKNYLTGAIPGGLSNMKNLEILDLSFNKLVGAIPSSLIKLNFLSRFNIANNGLSGAIPSGGQFSTFPPSSFEGNTGLCGQHLYPCRIASKETETAPVERSRTVPVDLRFGIEVMLYLQLVIILYLERLF from the coding sequence ATGCTTCAGAGAGATTTCTGGGCGTTCTTCGTTTTCCTATGTCTTGCTTTCCAATCCCACATCTCGAATTCTCAAAGCCCAAATTGCAATTCCAACGATTGGAGAGCGCTGCAAGGCTTCCTGACAGGTTTGGACTCTACAATTGATGGGTGGGGCAATGCTTCGTCCGATTGCTGCAGCTGGGCCGGCATCAACTGCGAGATGTCTTCTACGTTAGGGGTCGAGGATTCAACAGTCCTAGGCAAAAGGGTCATCGGGTTGGATCTTGGCGGGAGAGGATTGAAAGGTTTCATTTCTGAATCCTTGTCCGGCTTGGATCAGCTAAGAGTCCTCAACCTCTCTGATAACAAGCTCACCAGCACTGTGCCAACAGAACTATTTCATTTTCAGCATTTAGAGGCTCTTGATTTGAGTCACAATGACTTCTCTGGTTCAATCATGGCTGATTCTGATTTACCAATGATCCTGTCTTTCAATGTCTCGAACAATCAGTTCACCGGCAGGCAGCCGATCCTTGCGCGGTCCACGAATTTAGTGGCATTCATTATCAATACTAATAAGTTCGATGGTCCCATCGATGCGAGTATTTGCGGCATGTCGTCCCAGGTTCAGGTTCTTGATTTTTCATCAAATGGGTTCTCTGGCAATTTCTCAACAGGTTTTGGGAATTGTAGGTCCCTTCTAGAGCTCTCTCTTCATTCGAATGAACTGATAGGAAGTTTGCCAGACAGTTTATTTGAGTTGGTGTTGTTGAATGAGTTGAAGCTTCACAAAAACAGACTATCCGGGCTGCTGAGCGATGGAATAGGTAATCTTTCTAACCTCATGCATTTGGATCTCTCAATCAATGAGTTTTCAGGGAATCTGCCTGATGTTTTCAGTAAACTTGGAAAGTTGGAGGTTTTTTCTGCTTATTCAAACAGTTTCACAGGACCTTTACCCGCATCCTTGTTGAGCTTGTCGTCACTCTGCTTTCTTAATCTAAACAATAACTCTTTTAGTGGCGGGATAGATCTTGATTGCACAGCAATGGTCCATCTCAGCCATCTTGATCTCGGCTCGAATCAGTTTCGTGGCAACATTCCCAATAGCTTATCCTCCTGCACAGAATTGAAGACCATAAACCTTGCTAAAAACAGCCTCGATGGCCAAATCCCTGATAGCTTCAAACACCTTCAGGAACTCACTTCCCTGTCGCTGTCAAATAATAGCTTCAGAAACATTTCAGCGGCACTTGGGGTCCTACAACAATGCAAGAACCTAACTACTTTGGTACTCACCAAGAGTTTCCATGGCGAAGAATTGCCCACATATGGAATTCAAGGATTCAAGAGCCTAGAGGTTCTTATCATTCCAAACTGTGGCCTTTCTGGTTCAGTTCCTCCCTGGCTGAGAAACTGTACTCAATTACGACTGTTAGACTTATCTTGGAACCACTTGAATGGAAACatcccttcatggttaggtagctTAGATTCTCTCTTTTATTTGGACTTGTCAAACAATTCACTCACAGGAGAAATCCCAGAAAGCTTGACACAATTGAAGAGTCTCATTTTCCCCAACATCTCACATGAAGAGTCTACACCTCCTGGCTTTCCGCTTTTCATGAAATCCAATCAAAATGCAAGTGGGTGGCAATACAATCATGCTAGCAGCTTCAGGCCATCATTGGTTCTGAGCAGCAACGAGCTTACAGGACTGATCCGGCCGGAATTTGGGAATTTGGAATATCTTCATGCACTGGATCTCAGCAAGAACTACCTCACTGGAGCAATTCCAGGTGGTTTATCTAACATGAAGAACTTAGAGATATTGGATCTGTCCTTCAATAAGCTCGTGGGAGCCATACCCTCTTCTCTAATCAAGCTCAACTTTCTATCAAGATTCAATATAGCAAACAACGGCTTGTCTGGAGCAATCCCTTCAGGAGGGCAGTTCTCTACCTTCCCACCTTCAAGTTTTGAGGGGAACACTGGCCTCTGTGGTCAACATCTATACCCTTGCCGTATTGCATCGAAGGAAACTGAAACTGCCCCAGTGGAGAGAAGCAGAACAGTCCCTGTCGATTTGAGATTCGGAATTGAAGTAATGTTGTATCTTCAGCTTGTAATTATCCTCTACTTGGAAAGATTATTCTAA